Proteins found in one Miscanthus floridulus cultivar M001 chromosome 4, ASM1932011v1, whole genome shotgun sequence genomic segment:
- the LOC136551618 gene encoding calmodulin-binding receptor-like cytoplasmic kinase 3 — protein sequence MPAVIPGDGSLNLSLKQVRKATRNFSPLLKLGEGGIWAVYRAILSDNQIVIIRRAKKGHVQEAKHLMKAKFLTEINHWSLVRFLGFIDKKDECIQITEFVPNGTLREHLHDQRKRILDFNQRIVIALDVAIALTYLHLCSGEALICYNLRTSNILLTERYRAKVCCSELSESGNVVLLTGTGGYIDPEYFETSELTVKSDVYSFGIILLEIISSHGPQDWDVLMNHRQSSVVQWALEKFYDDLMNEILDYRMEDRVDGDVLRDWLSLALSCVVSRGIDRPSIEVVGERLWKIWQDHRRNIGEQHEYEGSWAEFVEQEGILRHQKSVLKRNWGPSATEEDWSGYIRQIELVQEGSRSRSIYFIG from the exons ATGCCTGCAGTAATACCTGGAGATGGATCTTTAAACTTAAGCCTTAAGCAGGTTCGGAAGGCGACTCGGAATTTCTCACCTTTACTTAAATTAGGTGAAGGGGGAATCTGGGCAGTTTACAGGGCTATATTATCAGATAACCAGATTGTTATCATCCGGAGAGCTAAAAAG GGTCACGTTCAAGAGGCAAAACATCTCATGAAAGCAAAGTTCCTTACAGAAATTAATCACTGGAGTTTGGTGAGATTCCTAGGTTTTATTGATAAAAAAGATGAGTGTATTCAGATCACAGAGTTTGTTCCAAATGGCACTCTTAGGGAACACCTACATG ACCAACGTAAGAGAATCCTGGATTTTAATCAACGTATAGTGATTGCCCTTGATGTTGCTATTGCATTGACTTACCTCCATTTGTGTTCTG GGGAAGCTTTAATCTGTTACAACCTGAGGACGTCAAACATCCTACTGACAGAGCGCTACCGAGCCAAAGTATGCTGTTCTGAACTGTCAGAAAGTGGTAATGTCGTGCTATTAACGGGAACAGGGGGCTACATTGATCCAGAGTACTTCGAGACATCTGAGCTCACTGTGAAATCTGATGTCTACTCTTTTGGAATAATACTCTTAGAAATCATATCTTCTCATGGGCCACAAGACTGGGATGTATTGATGAACCACCGGCAGAGCAGTGTTGTACAATGG GCTCTTGAGAAATTCTATGACGACCTCATGAATGAGATATTGGATTACCGTATGGAGGATCGCGTGGATGGAGATGTGCTCAGGGATTGGCTCAGCTTAGCATTGAGTTGTGTGGTTTCTCGTGGCATTGATCGCCCAAGCATAGAAGTTGTTGGGGAGCGACTGTGGAAAATATGGCAAGATCATCGAAGAAACATAGGGGAACAGCACGAGTACGAAGGAAGCTGGGCAGAATTTGTCGAGCAAGAGGGAATTCTGAGGCATCAAAAGTCTGTGCTCAAGAGAAATTGGGGCCCTTCAGCAACGGAGGAGGATTGGTCTGGGTATATTAGGCAGATTGAATTGGTTCAAGAAGGTTCTCGTTCGCGATCTATATATTTCATTGGATGA
- the LOC136550652 gene encoding uncharacterized protein produces the protein MDKFVRKESQVSIDNDDNDPRDGQMETENIVGVEEVLIDNTNIEMDNNADNIGANSTSPIADVNNSFQPDIFDPRYWDSLDHKQIDILAEKGPRRDLSIQKDPKDRYARRFSALFYTRILSNGEHLGSRLKEHETSPNHVLSMATWYELRSRLQKDQTIDKVAQRQLKKEKDHWRKVLFRIVCIVKFLAKHNHAFRGTNSKLYEDSNGNFLGLVEMLAEFDPFIQEHVSCITSEETQAHYLDFKIQNELIHLLASAIKSEIIKKIKSAKYFFVILDCTPNASHQEQMSLIIRYVDSSSSDVRIEESFIGFLDVNDTTGQGLFDVLENELKLLGLDIDDVRGQGYDNGSNMKGKHKGVKKKLLDVNPRAFYSACGCHSLNLTLCDMAKTCGKAKDFFGIIQRIYTTFANSTKKWQILKDNISGLTLKSVSAICWESRVESVKAIRFQCTDIREALLQVSDVDNDPKTNSEAKGLANNELGEYEFILAIVIWYEVLYAVNLVSKHLQDYRETGFLEALEIAKGIALEMDIGTTFRKRREIKRKRHFDENLDDTNADTQSAEELFRISYFLPVGDQAISSLTTRFEQYQSYQQNFGFLFTSKTLQSLDDTSLKSSCDNLGAVLTKDGKSDVDANELYVELKFLQDFIPKENIGPVEILKFLKRHDCFPNASIAYRVLLTIPVTVASAERSFSKLKLLKSYLRSTMTQQRLNDLATIALESGLLEKIDYEHIIEDFISRNTKKMKYFN, from the exons ATGGATAAATTTGTTAGAAAAGAGTCACAAGTGTCCATCGATAATGATGACAATGATCCTAGAGATGGTCAGATGGAGACAGAAAATATTGTTGGGGTCGAGGAAGTTCTTATtgataacacaaacattgaaATGGATAACAATGCTGATAACATTGGGGCCAATAGTACTTCACCAATTGCGGATGTTAATAATTCCTTTCAGCctgatatatttgatcctagatatTGGGATTCCCTTGATCATAAACAAATTGATATTTTAGCAGAGAAGGGCCCTAGAAGAGATTTATCAATTCAGAAAGATCCTAAGGATAGATATGCTAGAAGGTTTTCTGCACTATTCTATACAAGAATTTTATCAAATGGAGAGC ATCTTGGTAGTAGACTTAAAGAGCATGAAACAAGTCCAAATCATGTTTTGAGTATGGCAACTTGGTATGAGTTGCGTAGTAGATTGCAAAAGGATCAAACTATTGATAAAGTCGCTCAACGACAACTCAAGAAAGAAAAGGACCATTGGAGAAAAGTTTTGTTTAGAATTGTTTGCATTGTTAAATTTCTTGCCAAGCATAATCATGCTTTTCGTGGGACTAATAGCAAACTGTATGAAGATAGCAATGGGAATTTCTTGGGATTGGTAGAGATGTTGGCTGAATTTGACCCATTTATTCAAGAACATGTTAGTTGTATTACAAGTGAGGAAACtcaagctcattatcttgattttaAGATTCAGAATGAGTTGATACACTTGCTTGCTTCTGCTATTAAGTCTGAAATTATTAAGAAAATAAAGAGTGCAAAGTACTTCTTTGTCATACTTGATTGTACTCCTAATGCAAGCCACCAAGAACAAATGTCTTTAattataagatatgttgactcATCTTCAAGTGATGTTCGCATAGAAGAATCCTTTATAGGATTTTTGGATGTCAACGATACAACTGGGCAAGGACTTTTTGATGTGCTGGAGAATGAACTAAAGCTCCTTGGTCTTGatatagatgatgtgagaggacaAGGTTATGACAATGGGTCAAATATGAAAGGAAAACATAAAGGGGTAAAAAAGAAACTTTTGGATGTAAATCCTCGTGCTTTCTATTCTGCTTGTGGTTGCCATAGCCTTAATTTAACACTTTGTGATATGGCTAAGACTTGTGGTAAAGCTAAGGACTTCTTTGGAATCATCCAGCGCATCTATACAACTTTTGCTAATTCTACTAAGAAATGGCAGATTCTAAAAGATAACATATCAGGATTGACTCTCAAGTCAGTATCAGCTATATGTTGGGAGAGTCGAGTTGAAAGTGTTAAAGCTATAAGATTTCAGTGCACAGACATTCGAGAGGCTCTACTTCAG GTATCTGATGTTGATAATGATCCAAAAACAAACAGTGAGGCTAAGGGCTTGGCAAACAATGAACTTGGAGAGTATGAATTTATATTGGCAATAGTCATTTGGTATGAGGTATTATATGCCGTTAATTTAGTAAGCAAACACTTGCAA GATTATAGGGAAACTGGTTTCTTAGAAGCATTAGAGATTGCCAAAGGAATTGCACTTGAGATGGATATTGGTACAACGTTTCGTAAAAGAAGAGAAATTAAAAGAAAGAGACATTTTGATGAGAACTTAGATGACACAAATGCTGATACACAGTCCGCAGAGGAGCTATTTAGAATCAGCTATTTTTTACCTGTTGGTGATCAAGCAATTTCCTCACTTACAACAAGATTTGAACAATACCAGAGTTACCAACAAAATTTTGGTTTCTTATTTACCTCTAAAACATTACAGTCATTGGATGACACGAGTTTGAAATCTTCTTGTGATAATCTTGGGGCTGTCCTTACAAAAGACGGAAAATCTGATGTTGATGCCAATGAATTGTATGTGGAGTTGAAGTTTCTTCAAGATTTCATTCCTAAAGAAAATATAGGTCCTGTTGAAATTCTAAAGTTCCTAAAGCGGCATGACTGTTTTCCCAATGCAAGTATTGCATATAGAGTTCTGTTGACCATTCCTGTGACCGTTGCATCGGCAGAGCGAAGCTTTTCTAAATTGAAACTATTGAAATCATATTTGCGTTCGACAATGACACAACAAAGACTTAATGATTTGGCTACAATAGCACTTGAGAGTGGATTGCTGGAGAAGATTGATTATGAGCATATCATTGAAGATTTCATTTCAAGGAACACTAAAAAAATGAAGTACTTCAATTAA